A window from Bacteroidales bacterium encodes these proteins:
- a CDS encoding DNA polymerase III subunit gamma/tau, translating to MSNFVVSARKYRPDHFDTVVGQPSVTNTLKNAIRSGHIAHAYLFCGPRGVGKTTCARIFARTLNCFNLTEETEACGQCESCKSFNESRSYNIHELDAASNNSVDDIRSLIDKVRIIPQVGKYSIYIIDEVHMLSQQAFNAFLKTLEEPPEHAIFILATTEKHKIIPTILSRCQIFDFQRIRVDDIVASLAGVAKKENIVYEEEALNVIALKADGAMRDALSIFDQVASFSNRNITYHEVLDNLNVLDYEYYFKLTSYFLEGSATQALLLFNEILQKGFDGQNFIGGLSSHFRELLVSRDESTLSLLEVSDVLKKRYRDQSRQCEADFLFSALEICSQCELTFKASRNQRLHVELALIRLSNIVSEKKKPVSEPTGIAIPELAKPGAGGNTVTQKVEVVQKPTLKKPDPVPEIQNKSVPPPEAKKAVTDAAPHTISIKQALESVVNKPKIQVEETESISEDPDMLDEAVITEKQDLNMDTLRIAWMAFSEKLREERPRMSVTLRKVEPRIAENCLIVVEMNNRVQLEDFNNNTKNELEKYLRSEMHNGDIRIEAGIVESPQNEQQKLYTSEEKFRYLSEKNPALVAFRQKLNLELE from the coding sequence ATGAGTAACTTCGTTGTTTCAGCACGCAAATACAGACCTGACCATTTTGATACTGTTGTGGGGCAACCTTCAGTTACCAACACGCTCAAGAATGCCATTCGGTCAGGTCATATAGCCCATGCCTATTTATTCTGCGGACCCCGGGGCGTCGGCAAAACCACCTGTGCACGAATTTTTGCCCGCACCCTCAACTGCTTCAATCTTACAGAGGAAACCGAAGCCTGCGGTCAATGCGAATCCTGCAAATCGTTTAACGAATCCCGTTCATACAATATACATGAACTTGATGCGGCATCCAATAACTCGGTTGATGATATCCGCAGCCTGATCGATAAAGTCAGGATCATTCCGCAGGTTGGAAAATACAGCATATATATAATCGACGAGGTGCACATGCTTTCACAGCAGGCTTTTAACGCATTCCTCAAAACGCTTGAAGAACCACCCGAGCATGCCATTTTTATACTCGCAACAACCGAAAAGCACAAAATAATTCCTACAATTCTTTCACGTTGCCAGATTTTTGACTTTCAACGAATCAGGGTCGATGATATAGTTGCATCCCTGGCTGGTGTTGCCAAAAAAGAAAATATCGTTTATGAAGAAGAAGCCCTGAATGTTATTGCACTCAAGGCAGACGGAGCCATGCGTGATGCGTTGTCGATATTTGACCAGGTCGCCAGCTTTTCGAACCGCAACATCACGTACCATGAAGTTCTGGATAACCTGAATGTGCTGGATTATGAATACTACTTCAAACTGACCTCATATTTTCTTGAAGGTTCTGCCACACAAGCCCTGTTGCTTTTTAACGAAATTCTGCAAAAGGGATTTGACGGACAGAATTTTATCGGGGGACTTTCATCACATTTCAGGGAACTACTTGTAAGCCGTGATGAATCGACGCTTTCACTGCTTGAAGTAAGTGATGTACTGAAGAAAAGATATCGTGATCAATCACGGCAATGTGAAGCCGATTTCCTGTTTTCGGCGCTTGAAATCTGCAGCCAATGCGAGCTTACATTCAAAGCTAGCAGAAACCAACGATTGCACGTTGAACTGGCTTTAATCAGACTATCCAACATAGTTAGCGAAAAAAAAAAGCCGGTTAGTGAACCAACCGGAATAGCTATTCCTGAACTGGCAAAGCCCGGAGCCGGTGGTAATACAGTCACACAAAAGGTTGAAGTTGTTCAGAAACCGACTTTGAAAAAGCCGGATCCTGTGCCTGAAATTCAAAACAAATCAGTTCCTCCTCCTGAAGCTAAAAAGGCGGTTACTGACGCAGCTCCTCATACAATATCCATTAAACAGGCGCTCGAATCAGTTGTAAATAAACCGAAGATACAGGTAGAGGAAACCGAATCCATTTCTGAAGATCCTGATATGCTTGATGAAGCAGTGATTACTGAAAAACAGGATCTCAACATGGATACGCTTCGTATAGCCTGGATGGCTTTTTCGGAAAAACTAAGGGAAGAACGCCCCAGGATGTCCGTGACCCTCAGGAAGGTTGAACCAAGAATTGCGGAAAATTGCCTTATTGTTGTCGAAATGAACAACAGGGTTCAGCTTGAGGATTTCAACAACAATACAAAAAATGAGCTTGAAAAATACCTGAGGAGTGAAATGCATAATGGTGATATACGGATTGAAGCCGGTATCGTTGAGTCACCTCAGAACGAACAGCAGAAGCTCTATACCAGTGAAGAAAAATTCAGATACCTGAGTGAGAAAAACCCGGCACTGGTCGCATTCCGTCAGAAATTAAACCTTGAACTCGAATAA
- a CDS encoding CAP domain-containing protein, which yields MIRYTIALFMIFSFQQANSQTVHYDEKGIDYTNFRKVPEFNVEIDFDNIDYGKINELIFYLTNETRVKYGLKPLTYSAELEKTAEMHAHDMVKGKFFSHINEKDPRKKTPNDRAKLCNIANPYLAENLIEGFGLKYNSDEPVYLRGQGKFSRTKEGNYIKPHTYLSFCDVQIKRWMNSKEHRKNILSKDALQFGCGAAEFENSDFNQMPTLYVVQNFQCYESLKKINQ from the coding sequence ATGATCCGGTATACTATCGCCCTGTTTATGATATTCAGCTTTCAACAGGCTAATTCACAAACTGTTCATTATGATGAGAAGGGAATTGATTATACGAATTTCAGGAAAGTTCCGGAATTCAATGTTGAAATTGATTTTGACAATATCGATTATGGTAAGATTAATGAACTGATCTTTTATTTGACCAACGAGACAAGGGTAAAATACGGGCTTAAACCTCTTACATATTCTGCAGAACTTGAAAAAACAGCCGAAATGCACGCCCATGATATGGTAAAAGGAAAATTTTTCAGTCATATCAATGAAAAAGATCCCCGCAAGAAGACTCCCAATGACAGGGCAAAACTCTGTAACATTGCCAATCCTTACCTTGCAGAGAACCTGATTGAAGGATTCGGACTGAAATATAACTCAGATGAACCGGTTTACCTGCGGGGACAGGGAAAATTCAGCCGCACAAAGGAAGGGAATTACATTAAGCCTCATACTTACCTTTCTTTTTGCGATGTCCAAATTAAACGCTGGATGAATTCAAAAGAACACCGGAAGAATATCCTCTCAAAAGACGCTCTGCAGTTTGGCTGCGGAGCTGCTGAATTTGAAAATTCAGACTTTAACCAGATGCCCACCCTTTACGTTGTTCAGAACTTCCAATGTTACGAATCGTTGAAAAAGATTAATCAATGA
- a CDS encoding carboxypeptidase-like regulatory domain-containing protein yields the protein MKLREIYHRIPVFFLLLLFLTGRPAHSQSVLDREVNLSRSSGPINLLLKEIARKGKFSFTYTSQIQTQRMASVLNRNQTVRNHLADIFRFDSIRVVEQNDKILLIPLFKKVSVTSEIRLARGLVIDSKTYKPLPFSGIFLNNKSIGTITNASGRFEFKIPVSDFRDTLVISHIGYKIVSLPVASIDSGILVFRLIQEKIQIAPIVVKPLDPIYIITKAIEKIPENYDCKPAVYTGFFRETTKQDNKNVSLSEAIINVFKEPYNSFRGDQIKIFKGRKGTNTDEMEFVDFIVQGGLFNTLQLDIVKNLPSFLDADYFALYQYRVERTVMHFERLTYVISFQQQEGVKYPCYKGRLYIDVESLAIVGATFEMPETGMTYAAGIYIKKMPRHTGVKPISAEYNVFYRNYNRKWNLSNMRSEVLVRVRRKKDKKQDRFNSVFSSVSEFVITAKDTTNVVRFKTNEISRPRDILQQQIGETDYDFWGNENIIIPEEPIEKAVLRLGRRNNNLTDQEIKAIRIEEEKEEISTSPDDKSNDSNQE from the coding sequence ATGAAGCTGCGGGAAATATACCACCGAATTCCCGTATTTTTCCTCTTACTTCTTTTTCTTACGGGAAGACCCGCTCATTCACAGAGCGTGCTTGACCGTGAAGTGAACCTGTCAAGATCATCAGGACCCATTAACCTTCTTTTGAAAGAGATAGCCCGTAAAGGTAAATTTTCATTTACATATACCTCTCAAATTCAAACCCAGCGTATGGCTTCGGTTTTGAACCGGAACCAGACAGTAAGAAATCACCTTGCTGATATTTTCAGGTTTGACAGCATCCGCGTGGTTGAACAAAATGATAAAATATTGCTCATCCCCCTTTTCAAAAAGGTTTCAGTCACAAGCGAAATCCGGCTGGCAAGAGGACTGGTGATCGATTCGAAAACATATAAACCACTCCCATTCTCTGGGATTTTTCTTAATAATAAAAGTATAGGTACAATTACAAATGCTTCCGGGAGATTTGAATTCAAGATTCCGGTATCCGATTTCAGGGATACCCTTGTTATTTCCCATATCGGTTATAAGATAGTTTCTCTTCCTGTGGCATCAATTGATTCCGGAATACTTGTATTCCGCCTTATTCAGGAAAAAATACAGATTGCGCCGATAGTGGTTAAGCCGCTTGATCCGATCTATATTATTACAAAAGCGATAGAGAAAATTCCGGAAAACTATGATTGCAAACCTGCTGTTTATACTGGATTTTTCAGGGAAACCACAAAACAGGATAATAAAAACGTATCACTTTCTGAAGCCATTATCAATGTTTTCAAAGAACCCTACAATTCCTTCCGTGGTGACCAGATCAAGATCTTTAAAGGCCGAAAAGGTACCAATACCGACGAAATGGAATTCGTTGATTTCATTGTCCAGGGAGGCTTGTTCAATACACTGCAACTGGATATAGTTAAAAACCTGCCGAGCTTTCTTGATGCGGATTATTTTGCACTTTACCAGTACAGGGTGGAAAGGACCGTGATGCACTTTGAAAGGCTGACCTATGTAATAAGCTTTCAGCAGCAGGAGGGTGTTAAGTATCCCTGTTACAAAGGCAGATTATATATTGATGTTGAATCGCTTGCTATAGTCGGAGCAACGTTTGAAATGCCTGAAACTGGTATGACTTATGCCGCAGGCATTTATATCAAAAAAATGCCGCGACATACCGGTGTTAAACCGATAAGTGCCGAATACAACGTGTTTTACAGGAACTATAACCGGAAATGGAATCTGAGCAACATGCGTAGTGAAGTGCTTGTACGGGTCCGAAGGAAAAAAGATAAAAAACAGGACCGTTTTAACTCGGTGTTCTCATCGGTTTCGGAGTTTGTGATTACAGCAAAGGATACTACAAATGTTGTAAGGTTTAAGACAAATGAAATCTCAAGACCGCGCGACATACTTCAGCAGCAGATAGGCGAGACTGATTATGATTTCTGGGGAAATGAAAATATTATCATTCCTGAGGAACCCATTGAAAAGGCCGTATTGAGGCTTGGACGAAGAAATAATAACCTGACTGACCAGGAAATCAAGGCCATCAGGATAGAAGAAGAAAAAGAAGAGATCAGCACATCACCTGATGATAAATCAAACGATAGTAACCAGGAATAA
- a CDS encoding RNA polymerase sigma factor, translated as MIEQKGNQIHQELIDRCRAGDRVAQREIYRLYYKAMYSTCYRMINDQVEAEDIMQESFLAAFLKINSFKGEMSFGSWLKKIVINKTIDVLRSRKVKFEEINEKNAGAVDYYEPEPEIPDEFLQIERIRNAMKSLPDGFRIVLSLSLFEGYDHEEIAMILKINESTSRSQLTRAKKKLAEILKTR; from the coding sequence ATGATTGAACAAAAAGGTAACCAGATTCATCAGGAACTCATTGATCGTTGTCGTGCCGGTGACAGAGTTGCTCAACGTGAGATTTACAGGCTTTACTATAAAGCCATGTATAGTACCTGCTACCGCATGATCAATGACCAGGTTGAAGCTGAGGATATTATGCAGGAGTCGTTTCTTGCTGCATTCCTTAAAATCAATTCCTTCAAGGGTGAGATGAGTTTCGGTTCCTGGCTGAAGAAAATTGTAATCAACAAAACAATTGATGTCCTTCGGAGCAGAAAAGTAAAATTCGAAGAAATCAATGAAAAGAATGCCGGCGCAGTTGATTATTATGAGCCAGAACCTGAAATACCGGATGAATTCCTTCAGATTGAGCGGATAAGGAATGCAATGAAGAGCCTTCCTGATGGTTTCCGGATCGTTCTTTCACTTTCGCTTTTTGAAGGTTATGACCATGAAGAGATAGCAATGATTCTGAAAATAAATGAATCCACTTCAAGGTCACAACTTACGAGGGCAAAGAAAAAATTGGCAGAAATTTTAAAAACCAGATAG
- a CDS encoding FecR domain-containing protein, which translates to MELHKMPDKLFVKKLLGIIDPVEEKELQRLMDEHPDVAGEFKFTEGIWHRSESSKIFEQIDTKADWKNLKNQILDSGDALSWKGYLLRIAAIMILTAGLSAGFYKIIVNQHSEKENYTNYTAENQKRQIILPDGSTVVLNAGSELSYAPGFGSSSRDVKLKGEAYFNVIPGLTLPFRVFSGGSVVRVTGTSFSVYQVDGEVHVSVITGKVILSSTVANSQSINIPANNSGFVSEKNEVKLEEGIPVNALSWKTGHLFFDDTPIDSALIDIARYFRRDLSIETAVTDRITAEFQDQPLNEILDEINMVAGLKFDTTGTALIVRK; encoded by the coding sequence ATGGAATTACATAAAATGCCTGATAAACTTTTTGTAAAAAAATTGCTCGGGATTATTGATCCGGTTGAAGAAAAAGAACTTCAACGGCTTATGGACGAACATCCAGATGTGGCCGGAGAATTTAAATTTACGGAAGGTATATGGCACAGGTCAGAATCCTCAAAGATATTTGAGCAAATTGACACAAAAGCCGACTGGAAGAACCTGAAGAATCAGATCCTTGATTCCGGGGATGCTCTGTCCTGGAAGGGCTATCTTCTCAGGATAGCTGCTATTATGATTCTTACAGCAGGTTTGTCGGCCGGATTCTATAAGATTATTGTTAACCAGCATTCTGAAAAGGAAAACTACACGAATTATACAGCTGAAAACCAGAAGCGGCAGATTATCCTTCCCGATGGTTCAACTGTTGTTCTCAATGCAGGTTCTGAATTATCATACGCTCCGGGTTTTGGTTCTTCATCAAGGGATGTGAAACTTAAAGGGGAAGCCTATTTTAATGTTATTCCCGGTCTTACCCTTCCTTTCAGGGTTTTTAGCGGCGGATCTGTTGTTCGCGTTACCGGTACAAGCTTTTCCGTTTATCAGGTTGATGGTGAGGTGCATGTATCGGTTATTACCGGCAAGGTTATTCTTTCATCAACTGTCGCAAACAGTCAGAGCATAAACATCCCGGCCAACAATTCAGGTTTTGTTTCTGAAAAAAATGAAGTTAAACTGGAAGAAGGCATTCCTGTCAATGCGCTCTCATGGAAAACAGGCCATCTTTTCTTTGACGATACTCCCATTGATTCTGCACTTATTGACATAGCCCGCTATTTCAGAAGGGATCTTTCAATTGAGACAGCTGTCACTGACCGGATAACAGCAGAGTTCCAGGATCAGCCACTGAATGAAATCCTGGATGAAATCAATATGGTGGCCGGTTTGAAATTTGATACTACCGGTACCGCACTCATAGTCAGAAAGTAA
- a CDS encoding lysylphosphatidylglycerol synthase transmembrane domain-containing protein: MIKFVPLEKNVVTFIMFKKALNILKYLAFLGVGVFVFWWVYKDEPVSIYKEAFKNLNYWWIAVSVLLNIFSQISRAMRWNMLIRPMGYKPKLYNSYFAVVLLYFVNLILPRAGEVFRCTILTRYEKIPFAKLAGTVFVERMADFITLMILAFIIILSQFGVFVSFFNSHEDVKQNLLSLFSARNIIIGFAVLFSLILILILFNRYFRKKDSGGNSFLKRFRLIRQNFVTGIKSVAMLENKWLFIGHTAFIFIMWLFMLYVIFLAFGPTSQLSILTGMITFLMGGLAMLAPVQGGIGPWHFMVYETLFIYGIDKADGKIFALIAHSSTNLIYLFLGIAAFAILPIINRPVKEPTTEKAE; this comes from the coding sequence ATGATTAAATTTGTGCCGTTGGAAAAAAACGTGGTCACGTTCATAATGTTTAAGAAAGCCCTTAATATTTTAAAATACCTCGCGTTCCTCGGTGTAGGAGTATTCGTATTTTGGTGGGTTTATAAAGATGAACCTGTTTCAATTTACAAAGAGGCGTTTAAAAATCTTAATTACTGGTGGATTGCAGTGTCTGTGCTGTTGAATATTTTCTCACAGATTTCCAGAGCCATGCGCTGGAATATGCTGATCCGGCCAATGGGTTATAAACCGAAGCTTTACAATTCATATTTTGCCGTTGTTCTGTTATATTTCGTTAACCTCATCCTGCCGAGGGCCGGGGAAGTCTTCCGCTGTACCATCCTTACTCGATACGAAAAAATTCCGTTTGCCAAACTGGCCGGTACCGTATTTGTTGAAAGAATGGCCGATTTCATCACCCTGATGATCCTCGCTTTCATTATCATTCTGAGCCAGTTCGGGGTTTTTGTTTCTTTCTTTAACAGCCATGAAGATGTTAAGCAGAATCTATTATCGTTGTTTTCGGCCCGGAATATCATTATTGGTTTTGCTGTTCTTTTTTCATTAATCCTTATTCTGATTTTGTTCAACCGTTATTTCAGAAAGAAAGATTCAGGCGGAAATTCGTTTTTAAAACGATTCAGGTTAATCCGGCAGAATTTCGTTACCGGTATAAAATCGGTTGCCATGCTTGAAAACAAATGGCTTTTTATAGGCCATACAGCTTTCATATTTATTATGTGGCTTTTTATGCTTTACGTGATTTTCCTTGCTTTCGGACCCACATCTCAGCTTTCCATACTAACAGGGATGATTACTTTCCTGATGGGCGGACTTGCCATGCTCGCTCCTGTACAGGGCGGAATTGGGCCATGGCATTTCATGGTATACGAAACCCTTTTTATTTATGGAATTGATAAAGCAGATGGAAAGATATTTGCACTAATAGCCCATTCTTCAACCAATTTGATTTACCTATTCCTTGGTATTGCTGCATTTGCAATACTTCCCATAATTAACAGACCTGTAAAAGAGCCAACCACCGAAAAGGCTGAGTAA
- a CDS encoding response regulator transcription factor, with translation MTSDRKSKVIIADDHTLFRQGLKLILEDLDNIEVVADVANGKELVEITHQLNPDLIIMDINMPQVNGIEASRILLHENPELKILVVSMYGDEQYYNSVIENGVKGFILKDAENTELRAAVNLILSGKTYFSQELLLKLIRNRKNSNQIVLTQRERQILELICQGMNSSEIAGKLFLSERTIENHRANLLDKTGCRNSLSLVLYAFRNNLVDPGNS, from the coding sequence ATGACTTCAGACAGGAAATCAAAAGTTATTATAGCCGACGATCACACCTTATTCAGGCAGGGATTAAAATTGATTCTCGAAGATTTAGATAATATTGAAGTTGTCGCTGATGTCGCGAACGGAAAGGAATTGGTTGAGATTACGCATCAGCTTAATCCCGATCTCATCATAATGGATATTAATATGCCGCAGGTGAACGGCATAGAAGCCAGCAGGATTTTGCTACATGAAAATCCCGAACTTAAAATACTCGTTGTTTCGATGTATGGCGATGAGCAATACTATAACAGCGTAATCGAAAATGGTGTAAAGGGATTTATCCTGAAGGATGCTGAAAACACCGAATTACGTGCTGCGGTTAATCTTATACTCAGTGGCAAAACCTATTTTTCACAGGAATTACTTTTGAAACTGATAAGAAACAGAAAAAACAGCAACCAGATTGTTCTCACGCAACGTGAACGGCAAATCCTGGAACTGATTTGCCAGGGAATGAATTCGTCCGAGATAGCGGGCAAACTGTTTTTAAGTGAACGTACTATTGAAAATCATCGTGCAAACCTGCTCGACAAGACCGGGTGCAGAAATTCGCTTTCGCTTGTATTGTACGCATTCAGGAACAACCTGGTTGACCCAGGAAACAGTTAA
- a CDS encoding DUF456 domain-containing protein, with amino-acid sequence MDYLLAILALICILAGIAGSILPGLPGPPVSYLGLLLIHWSRFAQFSTRTLIIWAVVIAVVAVLDYVVPVWGTKMYGGTKAGLRGSTVGLIIGMILLPLLGITLGPLGILGIIGGPFAGAWIGELLAGKDSQKALRSAFGSFIGFLAGTMMKVAVSLVLAVMYFKAIFQAIF; translated from the coding sequence ATGGATTATTTGCTAGCGATTTTAGCCCTAATCTGCATACTGGCCGGAATTGCGGGAAGCATTCTGCCGGGTCTTCCGGGTCCGCCGGTGAGTTACCTGGGACTTCTTCTGATACACTGGTCACGCTTTGCTCAATTCTCAACCCGTACACTGATCATATGGGCCGTTGTGATAGCGGTCGTTGCCGTGCTTGATTATGTGGTGCCTGTATGGGGAACCAAAATGTACGGCGGCACCAAAGCCGGCCTTCGCGGAAGCACTGTGGGTCTCATCATTGGCATGATTCTCTTGCCTTTGCTGGGTATAACACTCGGACCTTTAGGCATCCTGGGAATTATCGGAGGTCCGTTTGCAGGAGCGTGGATCGGCGAGCTACTTGCAGGCAAGGACTCACAAAAGGCATTGCGCTCAGCATTCGGATCTTTTATTGGTTTCCTTGCTGGCACAATGATGAAAGTGGCTGTGAGCCTGGTGCTGGCTGTGATGTATTTCAAAGCCATTTTCCAGGCTATTTTCTGA
- a CDS encoding PAS domain S-box protein: MKHMAIKLLIAEQTPGNWSEFESGFSIKQVSSIAEVRSKVKSVDYEIVITDYFLKDGVCIDFFKELENIPVIVMVPEGDAEAALISVKTGASDFLVKDKGCYYMKFLPLRINRSLEMKNQADELKKYRYQLENIVEERTIELIDMYTKLQESETNFRNIFNSSSEGIIITDSEMKFIEANDAVLNQMGVSKQFLATHELSNYVVPEYHKVLYEKLEIVKSGNPTGSFELEIISPSNGSLMPYEFSCVPIIFNQGNAILAIMHDITERKNHARKLFETIIQTEEEERKRIASDLHDEIGPLISALKIFTTSFIEATNSDKKDKLAQKMGTIVREVIDSIKTISNDMSPHVLMNFGLHAAIVNFIDLFTRSIKIKFKSNIESIRFPETIESLIYRIYKELLNNTVKHAHAREVDIHIEYVNDHLICSYRDDGIGFDWNQQTQMPAKGMGINNIITRIRSLGGDFTVKSEPDKGFAIIFELQTIHK; the protein is encoded by the coding sequence ATGAAACACATGGCTATAAAATTGCTCATTGCTGAACAAACCCCAGGGAACTGGAGTGAATTTGAAAGCGGTTTCAGCATAAAGCAGGTTAGTTCAATAGCCGAAGTCAGAAGCAAAGTTAAAAGCGTTGATTACGAAATAGTTATAACCGATTATTTTTTGAAAGACGGCGTTTGTATCGATTTCTTCAAAGAGCTTGAGAATATACCTGTGATCGTTATGGTGCCTGAAGGGGATGCCGAAGCGGCTTTGATATCCGTGAAGACAGGGGCCTCTGATTTTCTGGTTAAAGACAAAGGATGTTATTATATGAAATTTCTCCCTTTGAGGATAAACCGGTCGCTCGAGATGAAAAACCAGGCAGATGAGCTCAAAAAGTACCGATACCAGCTTGAAAATATAGTTGAGGAAAGAACAATTGAGCTGATTGACATGTACACCAAACTCCAGGAAAGCGAAACTAATTTCAGAAACATTTTTAACAGTTCAAGCGAAGGAATTATCATTACCGATAGTGAAATGAAATTCATAGAGGCCAATGATGCCGTCCTGAATCAGATGGGCGTCAGTAAGCAGTTCCTGGCCACTCATGAACTTAGTAATTATGTTGTGCCTGAGTACCATAAGGTTTTATATGAAAAGCTGGAGATCGTTAAATCCGGTAACCCGACCGGGAGTTTTGAACTTGAAATTATATCCCCCTCCAATGGATCATTAATGCCTTATGAATTCAGTTGTGTACCAATAATATTCAACCAGGGTAATGCTATATTGGCTATTATGCATGATATAACCGAGCGAAAGAATCATGCAAGAAAACTGTTTGAAACCATTATCCAGACTGAAGAGGAAGAAAGGAAAAGAATCGCGAGTGATCTTCATGATGAGATCGGTCCGCTGATTTCTGCCCTTAAAATATTCACCACTTCGTTTATTGAGGCCACCAATTCAGATAAAAAAGACAAACTGGCCCAAAAAATGGGTACAATAGTCAGGGAGGTGATTGATTCAATTAAAACCATTTCGAATGACATGAGCCCGCATGTTTTAATGAATTTCGGTCTTCATGCGGCTATTGTAAATTTTATTGATCTGTTTACACGCAGCATCAAAATTAAGTTTAAATCGAATATTGAAAGCATCAGGTTTCCGGAAACCATTGAATCCCTGATATACCGTATTTATAAGGAACTGCTTAATAATACTGTAAAACATGCCCATGCCCGTGAAGTAGATATTCATATTGAATATGTCAATGATCACCTTATTTGCAGTTATCGGGACGATGGGATAGGATTCGACTGGAATCAACAGACTCAGATGCCGGCAAAAGGTATGGGTATTAATAATATTATTACGAGAATCCGCTCACTTGGCGGAGATTTTACAGTAAAATCCGAACCAGATAAAGGATTTGCTATTATTTTTGAATTACAAACGATACATAAATGA
- the argF gene encoding ornithine carbamoyltransferase, whose amino-acid sequence MPFNLRNRNFLKLLDFTPEEIRFLLDLSFELKKAKYSGTEQPRLQGKNIALIFEKTSTRTRCAFEVAAHDQGAHVTYLDPVSSQIGHKESVKDTARVLGRMFDGIEYRGHGQDIVDQLARYSGVPVWNGLTNEFHPTQILADLMTMIEYSDKPLNKIKFCYLGDARNNMGNSLMVGCAKMGIDFRAAAPKLCHPSEDLVKTCREIASATGAIITITEDIATAVKDVDFLYTDVWVSMGEPASVWAERVKLLLPYQVNQKVLNLTGNKKVKFLHCLPAFHDRNTKVGEEMYQKFGLEALEVTDDVFESPASIVFDQAENRVHTIKAVMVATLGA is encoded by the coding sequence ATGCCCTTTAATCTTCGTAACCGGAATTTCCTGAAATTGCTTGATTTCACACCGGAAGAAATTCGTTTTTTACTTGATCTATCGTTCGAACTTAAAAAAGCCAAGTACAGTGGTACTGAACAACCAAGGTTGCAGGGCAAAAATATTGCCCTTATATTCGAAAAAACATCCACCCGTACACGTTGTGCCTTCGAAGTGGCCGCACACGACCAGGGTGCTCATGTGACCTATCTCGATCCTGTAAGCTCTCAGATAGGGCATAAGGAGTCGGTAAAGGATACTGCCCGTGTGCTGGGTAGAATGTTTGACGGTATTGAATACAGGGGACACGGACAGGATATTGTTGATCAGCTCGCCCGTTATTCGGGTGTTCCTGTGTGGAACGGATTGACAAATGAATTTCATCCGACACAGATACTGGCCGATCTCATGACGATGATTGAATACAGTGATAAACCCTTGAATAAAATTAAGTTCTGTTATCTTGGGGATGCCCGTAATAATATGGGCAATTCATTGATGGTGGGTTGTGCCAAAATGGGTATTGATTTTCGTGCCGCAGCGCCCAAACTATGCCATCCTTCTGAAGATCTTGTTAAAACATGCAGAGAAATTGCTTCAGCAACCGGAGCTATAATAACAATTACCGAAGATATCGCCACAGCTGTGAAAGATGTTGATTTTCTTTATACCGATGTATGGGTATCCATGGGAGAACCTGCTTCTGTATGGGCTGAAAGGGTAAAACTCCTTCTTCCTTACCAGGTCAACCAGAAAGTTCTAAATCTTACCGGAAACAAAAAAGTGAAATTCCTGCATTGTTTGCCTGCATTTCATGACCGGAATACAAAAGTAGGGGAGGAGATGTACCAGAAATTCGGTCTGGAAGCTCTTGAGGTTACAGATGATGTGTTTGAATCACCGGCATCCATTGTTTTCGACCAGGCTGAAAACCGTGTACATACAATCAAGGCCGTAATGGTAGCCACACTGGGCGCTTAG